From a region of the Candidatus Poribacteria bacterium genome:
- a CDS encoding TIGR00282 family metallophosphoesterase has product MKILFIGDIVGSPGRKAVANLLPYLTEKAGGFDAVIVNGENAAGGKGLTQSVLDEILDWGTDIITTGNHVWDNRDIFRFIDTEPNLVRPANFPKGTPGRGWLVATAASGTRIGVMNIAGQLYMDSYENPFHTFDAIFPQIQARTRFILLDFHAEATAEKIAMGWYVDGKVSAIVGTHTHVQTADEQILPQGTAYITDVGMTGPHDSVIGMKKEEVIERFRTMLPRRYQVAGGNIILCGVILELDDESGKALSIQRVRLPMSDVVKAQ; this is encoded by the coding sequence TTGAAAATACTATTCATTGGAGACATCGTTGGGTCCCCCGGCCGAAAAGCTGTTGCGAACCTACTGCCATATCTGACTGAAAAGGCAGGCGGGTTCGATGCAGTCATCGTCAACGGGGAAAACGCCGCCGGTGGCAAAGGGTTGACTCAATCGGTGCTCGACGAAATCCTAGATTGGGGGACTGACATCATAACGACAGGAAACCATGTCTGGGATAATCGTGACATCTTTAGGTTCATTGATACTGAGCCGAATCTGGTCCGCCCGGCGAATTTCCCGAAAGGTACACCCGGACGCGGTTGGCTCGTTGCCACAGCAGCTTCAGGCACGCGGATCGGTGTAATGAATATCGCGGGACAGCTTTATATGGACAGCTACGAGAATCCGTTTCATACCTTTGATGCTATCTTTCCACAGATCCAAGCACGGACCCGTTTTATTCTGCTCGATTTCCACGCAGAAGCGACCGCGGAGAAGATCGCAATGGGTTGGTATGTAGACGGAAAAGTGAGTGCTATCGTGGGTACTCATACACATGTTCAGACAGCCGATGAGCAGATTCTCCCGCAAGGCACCGCTTATATCACAGATGTTGGCATGACAGGTCCTCACGACTCGGTGATTGGCATGAAAAAGGAAGAGGTGATTGAGCGTTTTCGGACAATGCTGCCCCGCCGTTATCAAGTTGCAGGCGGCAACATCATCCTCTGTGGGGTTATTTTGGAATTGGATGATGAGAGCGGTAAGGCACTCTCCATTCAGCGTGTTCGCCTCCCAATGAGCGACGTGGTCAAGGCACAGTAG
- a CDS encoding HAD family hydrolase encodes MHTRFINPFDVILLDVSHTFMFDVDRFSDTEDYGATYRQIGGNLLSNGEIRRTISVLFDNMLADYENPNCYDWFSSVFSYLKVLPESKDLPVDEIQLLTQVFAIHEVGTIPATHAEALHRLHETRRLGVVSNIWSSSDLYLGEFKRVGIRNLFDVIIFSSDHSCIKPSPHIFAKAIEVLDVDRSKIVFVGDSLKHDIAGARAAGLSSVWINTGINRINHSTLVPEFIIKDLQDLIER; translated from the coding sequence ATGCACACACGATTCATTAATCCGTTTGATGTTATTCTGCTTGATGTGTCACACACTTTTATGTTTGATGTCGACCGGTTCTCTGATACTGAGGATTATGGCGCGACGTATCGTCAGATCGGTGGCAATCTGTTAAGCAATGGAGAAATACGCCGCACAATCTCCGTGCTATTCGATAACATGCTGGCTGATTATGAAAACCCAAACTGTTATGATTGGTTCTCCTCGGTTTTCAGCTATCTGAAGGTGTTACCTGAATCGAAAGACCTTCCGGTGGATGAGATTCAATTGCTAACACAGGTTTTTGCGATACACGAGGTTGGAACGATTCCAGCCACACATGCAGAGGCTTTGCACCGGCTTCACGAGACGCGTAGACTAGGAGTTGTGTCGAACATTTGGTCCTCAAGTGATCTTTATTTGGGTGAATTTAAAAGAGTTGGAATCCGTAACCTGTTTGATGTTATTATTTTTTCTTCAGATCATAGCTGCATTAAACCTTCTCCACATATCTTTGCAAAAGCAATAGAAGTCCTTGATGTCGACCGTTCAAAAATCGTCTTTGTCGGGGATAGCTTGAAGCATGACATTGCAGGTGCGAGAGCAGCGGGTTTATCATCGGTATGGATTAACACAGGCATAAATCGGATTAATCATAGCACTCTAGTGCCGGAATTTATCATCAAGGATTTACAAGATTTGATTGAGAGGTAA
- the pyrE gene encoding orotate phosphoribosyltransferase: protein MDKRDLAKQIRAASYLTGEFKLRSGQTSSFYWDKYRFESNPIILEAIVDELQKLLPPSFDRLAGLELGGVPLATGLSFKTGKPCLYVRKEAKTYGTCNLVEGGFQTGDTALVIEDVVTTAGQIRTSVSQMRELGLKIEQAFCVIDRESGGRENLGEIGCSLASVFTLTELERLTQD, encoded by the coding sequence ATGGACAAAAGAGATCTTGCGAAACAGATTAGAGCCGCTTCGTATTTGACCGGAGAATTCAAACTGCGGTCTGGACAAACCAGCTCATTTTATTGGGACAAGTACCGCTTTGAAAGTAATCCGATCATATTGGAGGCAATTGTGGATGAGTTGCAAAAACTTTTACCCCCTTCTTTCGATAGACTCGCCGGTCTAGAATTGGGTGGTGTTCCGCTGGCGACCGGACTGTCCTTCAAAACAGGAAAACCGTGTCTGTATGTCCGTAAAGAAGCCAAAACTTATGGCACCTGCAATTTGGTAGAGGGTGGATTTCAAACGGGCGATACGGCGTTGGTGATAGAGGATGTGGTTACAACCGCTGGACAGATACGGACCTCCGTATCCCAAATGCGGGAGCTTGGACTAAAGATTGAGCAGGCTTTTTGCGTCATTGATCGAGAGAGTGGTGGACGTGAGAATCTGGGGGAGATTGGATGTTCGCTCGCGTCGGTTTTTACGTTGACGGAATTGGAGCGATTGACACAGGATTAG
- a CDS encoding sugar phosphate isomerase/epimerase — MKVAYAFRRGVLYPHQDAGIGSKEHRSAFLKKAREIGFEGIELGASLLDQPDIASLRSELEDAGMPCVAIRGGGSFINPLTATKASKQWEQIIGFAAQIGAGVVNSTVGGGPAPDPRGIGTYRGERISQGSSRTARAEDYERTARGLAEAAKVAADQGLELSIEIHQNTIVDNSSTALHLLELIDQPNVGINPDLGNIYWTYDIPEESCEDAIAALAPHCNYWHCKNLNRVHIPDLEKSILLQAPIPDGDIDYRFAISAMLDAGYSGYLAIEGMRLGDQFHGDGKSVSYVKSVAAELGG; from the coding sequence ATGAAAGTCGCTTATGCGTTTCGTCGAGGGGTATTGTACCCACATCAAGACGCAGGTATCGGATCAAAGGAACATCGCAGCGCATTTTTGAAAAAAGCAAGAGAGATCGGTTTTGAGGGTATTGAGTTAGGTGCGAGCTTGCTAGACCAACCGGACATCGCATCCCTCCGATCTGAACTTGAAGATGCCGGTATGCCGTGTGTTGCCATACGTGGCGGCGGCAGCTTTATAAATCCACTTACCGCTACGAAAGCAAGTAAGCAGTGGGAGCAAATTATCGGTTTTGCTGCACAGATTGGTGCTGGTGTGGTCAATTCAACAGTTGGCGGTGGTCCGGCACCGGATCCGCGAGGAATCGGTACATATCGTGGGGAGCGGATATCCCAAGGGTCTAGCCGGACTGCAAGAGCAGAGGATTATGAGCGCACTGCCCGTGGACTCGCTGAGGCTGCGAAGGTCGCCGCCGATCAGGGGCTGGAACTTTCGATCGAGATCCACCAGAACACGATAGTTGATAACAGTTCAACTGCCTTACATCTATTGGAACTCATCGATCAACCCAACGTCGGCATCAACCCTGACCTCGGTAACATCTATTGGACCTATGACATCCCAGAGGAATCGTGCGAAGATGCCATCGCTGCGCTTGCGCCCCATTGCAATTATTGGCACTGCAAGAATCTGAATCGCGTTCATATCCCCGATCTTGAAAAGTCGATCCTGTTGCAAGCCCCGATTCCCGATGGTGATATTGACTATCGGTTCGCAATCTCGGCGATGTTAGATGCAGGCTACAGCGGTTATCTCGCCATCGAAGGTATGCGTCTCGGCGATCAATTCCACGGCGATGGAAAAAGCGTCTCTTATGTGAAATCGGTGGCGGCAGAGTTAGGTGGTTAG
- a CDS encoding exodeoxyribonuclease VII small subunit, whose amino-acid sequence MSEDISFEEALVKLEEAVAQLEQGDALTLDESLQAFEEGIRLTRLCREKLDAAELRVQQLAEVDEDVFETAPFEVEDEGEI is encoded by the coding sequence ATGTCTGAAGATATAAGCTTCGAGGAAGCCTTAGTTAAACTTGAAGAGGCAGTTGCCCAGCTTGAGCAGGGGGATGCCTTGACTCTGGATGAGTCACTGCAAGCTTTCGAGGAAGGTATCCGTCTGACTCGACTCTGCCGAGAAAAACTTGATGCGGCGGAATTGCGTGTGCAACAACTGGCTGAAGTCGATGAAGATGTATTTGAAACGGCACCGTTTGAAGTGGAAGATGAAGGAGAAATCTGA
- the xseA gene encoding exodeoxyribonuclease VII large subunit produces the protein MMFPTGKIYKVHEITQILQGILQSDPMLQDLWLEGEISNLGRPSSGHVYFTLKDNNSQIQCAIFRPAASRLRFPMQNGDAVLVNGRLTIYDARSQYQIIGERIVPAGVGELQLAFERLKEQLAKEGLFDPIHKKPLPKFPQKIGLITSATGAAIRDILRMLQKRYPAVEVLLFPTRVQGEDAAAEIAHAIACMNRLPGMDLLIVGRGGGSIEDLWAFNEEVVARAIFASNIPIVSAVGHETDVTIADLVADHRAPTPSAAVENIVPDQDELRQQLAAVRSSLVRSIAGRVDIVRTKLENIQSRIPATHRIDAINRLRQAIDQLDIRGQRAAVQQLGGKRRAWQIAAAQLDTLSPLATLARGYSICKDSSGNTVTDAAQVHVGEEVHLRLSRGQLACRVLKGEIDV, from the coding sequence ATGATGTTTCCAACAGGTAAGATCTACAAAGTCCACGAAATTACACAGATCCTGCAAGGCATTTTGCAATCGGATCCGATGCTCCAAGATTTATGGCTTGAGGGCGAGATCTCGAACTTAGGGCGTCCTTCCTCTGGGCATGTCTACTTTACGCTCAAAGATAACAATAGCCAGATTCAGTGTGCTATCTTTCGTCCTGCTGCCTCGCGTCTGCGATTTCCGATGCAGAACGGTGATGCCGTGCTTGTAAACGGGCGGCTTACCATCTACGATGCGCGCAGTCAGTATCAAATTATTGGTGAACGTATCGTGCCTGCCGGCGTGGGAGAGTTGCAGTTGGCTTTCGAGCGACTCAAGGAACAACTTGCCAAAGAAGGGTTGTTTGATCCGATTCATAAAAAGCCGCTGCCAAAATTTCCCCAAAAGATTGGTCTTATCACCTCCGCAACAGGGGCAGCTATCCGTGATATTCTCCGAATGTTGCAAAAGCGTTATCCCGCAGTGGAAGTGCTGCTATTTCCAACTCGTGTACAAGGGGAGGATGCGGCGGCAGAAATTGCCCATGCTATCGCGTGCATGAACCGTCTACCGGGGATGGATCTCCTCATTGTCGGTCGGGGCGGTGGGTCTATCGAGGATCTGTGGGCGTTTAACGAAGAGGTTGTTGCGCGCGCAATCTTTGCGTCGAATATCCCGATTGTATCTGCTGTAGGGCATGAGACGGATGTTACCATTGCAGATCTTGTCGCGGATCATCGCGCTCCAACGCCTTCTGCAGCGGTTGAAAACATCGTCCCAGATCAGGATGAACTTCGTCAGCAGCTTGCTGCTGTCAGGTCCAGTTTAGTGCGAAGCATCGCTGGACGAGTTGATATCGTCCGAACAAAACTGGAAAATATACAGAGCCGTATCCCGGCAACACATCGGATCGATGCTATCAACCGCCTTCGACAGGCGATCGATCAGCTAGACATTCGAGGACAGCGAGCGGCCGTACAACAGTTGGGCGGAAAACGACGAGCGTGGCAAATCGCTGCTGCTCAGTTAGATACATTAAGCCCCTTAGCAACGTTGGCTCGTGGATACAGCATCTGCAAAGATTCAAGCGGAAACACAGTGACAGATGCTGCACAGGTTCACGTTGGCGAAGAGGTTCACCTCCGACTTTCGCGGGGGCAGTTAGCATGTCGTGTGTTGAAAGGAGAGATAGATGTCTGA